TAAAGCAATATTtagttcttagaaaatttgagagaacaagatgaaaagaaaatcgagaaaaaaaattttaaaataaatttaaaattaataaattatatttatatgttattttaaattcattttacatatttttcttttcctccacgAAGGTAAAGACATGATATCCTGGATTTAAcctttgaatataatttttgataaatttagcTTAATTCCCCGCTATCCTTTTCCTGTAAATTAGTGGCATAACATGCATCATCAAACGTAGtgcttcatttttcattttggtgGCCTTTATGGTCAGTTAAGCAAGACAAAACCAAGAAATACACTACCTACTTTTCCATAAAGATGAAGCTTAGTTGAGAAGGTCATGATCTCTTCCCTCGTCTAGCCTATTCCACATTAATTGCTCATTGTAAAAGAATTAAAGTCCTTCATGCAAAGAAAAACCTTCAAAAGAATTGACTTAGTGGATGTGGAGATAAAGAATTTATAGCAaggtaaagaagaagaaagaatgaTAATTTATAGCTTTCAATATTAccttaataattttcaatccgaatttttttaaaggaataaAGAAAATGTCCCaaagtttttttcattattatataaataatttttcatatattattaaagaataAGGGACAAACCCTCATTTTACTTTAATAGCTTAAAAAgctaaaatttatcaattaattttttatttttttaaaaaaatcctactattctaaatttattttaatttagtcttaattctttagaatttatgttttaatttcgAGTCACTTTTTTCATTGAAGAAGTGTATGTTTCATTTGGTATATCTCcaagtaattattattattttttgtttaaattactGTTATATCTATGGAAAACATAAATAAGGACACgaaagttttaataaaaaaatggaagaaaaatagataaattaacttataataaaataagtttaagtaAAGATTTGATAgatgataaagaaaatttaatttatcaaataaaattagaaattccgaaataatggaacaaaaaaatttataacaaaaatagtTATTATGATTGTTatgattataatataattaattactacaaataaaaaaatttagaaaaacgcaaaacaaggaaaataattatattattgggCTGCCATGATCAAATTAGGTCCGTATCAGGCCTAACCCAGCCTGACTAGCACATGATCCAAGCTCTGCCTATGGACCTACCATTGGGCTTGGCCCAGTGAAACAGAGTAGATTGTTCCATTGATTTGATGTTTTGGCCTAAATGTAGTTGATCTTAAACACATGGAGGAACCCTCAGACCTCTCGGCTAAGACAAGCTTATTTGCATCAAGGTCCTCAGCCACTAGGCTTTTTGTTGTCTAGGTTAAACAATATATACCATATATTGAGAGAGTTTGagtctattattattattattattattattattattattattattattattattattattatacataATCTATTGAGTccatgtttttttcctttctcaatGATTAGTACATGGTCACATATCATATGGTTCATTTCTCCcacaatctaatattttttgTGGTCTCCATTGGTAATTTGTATTGATAAAGTTCAAGATCAAGCATTCACCTGACTCTCTAACTCCTTTATTGTTAGGATACCTGCCCTATCTTCACCATTGATATGGTGTCATAACCAAAGTGCTACTTGGCTAGCAGCAAATCCAGTGTTTCATGCAAGGAGTAAACACATCGAAATCGATCTCCATTTTATTCGATGTAAACTCCAACGAGCCATCACCATTCAGTATAATTTAGTCATTACATAACTAATTAGGCTTACTTTCTCAGTCCAATAAAAAAAGTGGTaaaggcaaaaagaaaaaaaaaaaaaaaaaaaaaaagaaacaaaatgggTGTAGTGGATGGGACTCTTATTTTCAAGTTTCCTAGATCTAATTCTATTACTATTTCGTGCAATACTTTCTATCTTGAATGTGATGGAAATTAGTTACTCTTACTTGATTGAAAGGTGATCTATAGAGTTGTGTGTAGCTGAACTATAAATTGGGTTGCGAGAATATTCTTGGacatattcattaaaatttaatacacAAGAAATACATTACATGGGAATAAGAACTTCTGGAATCTAACATCAATTGAGCCACTGGTATAATCATTTTATACAATCATTTGTTCAATTAacagaaatataaataaagatgCTATGATGATGAACAACTacaatatgaatttttattaaactataCATTCATAATAAGTTGAACATACAGACAATTATTTTTACTCTAGTTCTGAAATTATTGCCAACTCTTGTTGAAAAACTCTTCCTGGCTTGCTCAAGTTTGTTGGAACTGTTGAAGCAAAAGGGTTAGGAGGCATGGTTAACTTGTCTCCTTCTCCTTCCAACATTTGAACCACAATTTTCATGGAAGGACGATCCACTGGACACCACTGAATACATGAAAGTCCCACAATTGctaatttctttgcaatttcaACATCTCCTTCTTCTTCAATTCGAATATGCAATTCTTCCCCTATATCCAAATGATTATAAATCCATTCTGGGAAGTATACTTGGCTAGTACTCTCCACACTAACATCAATGTTCTTCCTTCCTCCAACCATTTCAAGTAataacattccaaaactataaacatctgACTTATAAGATACATTCCCAAAATTCCTAGATAACACTTCTGAAGCGATATAACCCATTGTTCCCCTTACAATTGTCATAGAGACTGCACTTTGTTCCTTGGAGCACAATTTGGCTAAACCAAAGTCAGAAATCTTTGGATTAAAGTTGTGGTCAAGTAAAATATTATGaggtttgatatcaaaatgaagGATTCTTTGATCACAACCTTGATGAAGATACTCAATTCCTTTTGCTATACCTATAGcaatttcttgaagtttcttcCAACTAAGTGAATAGTTCTTGACAACTcttgaaaatatgaacttctCCAATGACTCATTTGGTAAGTACTCATAAATTAGAGCTCGTTTAAATCTATCAGCACAAAATCCAACTAAACGAACTATATTAACATGGTGGATTGTACCCATTGTTGCCACTTCATTAATGAACTCTTCCCCATTTCCTTGAGAATTGTTAAGGATTTTTACTgcaacaaaaacttcatttgaAAGCTTTCCTTTGTACACAGTTCCATATCCTCCTTGGCCTAATTTATCTTTGAATTGACTTGTGATCCTTTTAACATCAACATAGGAGTATCTTGAGGGCTTGAGAGCTTCATAGTCTTCTAGAAACTTTTTAACCTTTACTCTATTCTCTCTTTCTACTTTATCTGAGCTATAGACACGATAAAGCATAACAATCACTAACACgagaagaaaaaaaccaaagattGCACCTGCATacataaaaagaagaaaacttgaacttttttatataaataaatagataaaataaccAAATTAAGAATCTTTATctctataataaaatatgtatgaATAGAATATTACCTGTCACAATTATTTTCTTCGATACgcctataaaaaattaagaaaaaaaaaagtaattagcTTGTTATGCtcttggaattaaaaaaaaaaacatgctaaATTACATGTTCATGTGATATGATTttaatctaattaattttagGCTAGGCCTCAACCTTATCTTTTGGTTTCTTTCTTGTATTCTATGCTTTCACTTTTAAGGTAGTACCAATTCTACTACTAACTCTATCCTAACTTGTAGTGGAAATTCAAACATACCCTTCTAATCCCTATTATGTATCATAGTTAGACTATGTTTCATAATAACTTACTGTCTCCATGACTCCCTCAGACACAAATTCATCCTATTTTATgacaaaa
The sequence above is a segment of the Vitis riparia cultivar Riparia Gloire de Montpellier isolate 1030 unplaced genomic scaffold, EGFV_Vit.rip_1.0 scaffold541_pilon_pilon, whole genome shotgun sequence genome. Coding sequences within it:
- the LOC117910032 gene encoding rust resistance kinase Lr10-like isoform X2, translated to MDRYLCLFLFLFLTLFVEMRGGRDECMTSNGCGDQGPLIRFPFRLKHQPHHCGYPGFELSYTENNQTMLDLPVSVKLLVKKIVYKSREIIVQDPDNCLARQLRNLNLAASPFHFKFERDFILFNCSSDKTESSRFQSIPCLSIPGNPVYAVYSYLSVQYTDLSSCRRLYNASAPANVGPEDFMFIESAFSLKWSKSICGSCPGGGKICRLKKSNSTEPETECIKVKGAIFGFFLLVLVIVMLYRVYSSDKVERENRVKVKKFLEDYEALKPSRYSYVDVKRITSQFKDKLGQGGYGTVYKGKLSNEVFVAVKILNNSQGNGEEFINEVATMGTIHHVNIVRLVGFCADRFKRALIYEYLPNESLEKFIFSRVVKNYSLSWKKLQEIAIGIAKGIEYLHQGCDQRILHFDIKPHNILLDHNFNPKISDFGLAKLCSKEQSAVSMTIVRGTMGYIASEVLSRNFGNVSYKSDVYSFGMLLLEMVGGRKNIDVSVESTSQVYFPEWIYNHLDIGEELHIRIEEEGDVEIAKKLAIVGLSCIQWCPVDRPSMKIVVQMLEGEGDKLTMPPNPFASTVPTNLSKPGRVFQQELAIISELE
- the LOC117910032 gene encoding rust resistance kinase Lr10-like isoform X1, translated to MDRYLCLFLFLFLTLFVEMRGGRDECMTSNGCGDQGPLIRFPFRLKHQPHHCGYPGFELSYTENNQTMLDLPVSVKLLVKKIVYKSREIIVQDPDNCLARQLRNLNLAASPFHFKFERDFILFNCSSDKTESSRFQSIPCLSIPGNPVYAVYSYLSVQYTDLSSCRRLYNASAPANVGPEDFMFIESAFSLKWSKSICGSCPGGGKICRLKKSNSTEPETECIKVKGVSKKIIVTGAIFGFFLLVLVIVMLYRVYSSDKVERENRVKVKKFLEDYEALKPSRYSYVDVKRITSQFKDKLGQGGYGTVYKGKLSNEVFVAVKILNNSQGNGEEFINEVATMGTIHHVNIVRLVGFCADRFKRALIYEYLPNESLEKFIFSRVVKNYSLSWKKLQEIAIGIAKGIEYLHQGCDQRILHFDIKPHNILLDHNFNPKISDFGLAKLCSKEQSAVSMTIVRGTMGYIASEVLSRNFGNVSYKSDVYSFGMLLLEMVGGRKNIDVSVESTSQVYFPEWIYNHLDIGEELHIRIEEEGDVEIAKKLAIVGLSCIQWCPVDRPSMKIVVQMLEGEGDKLTMPPNPFASTVPTNLSKPGRVFQQELAIISELE